From Piscinibacter gummiphilus:
CCTTCTTCCTCTTCGTGATCAACGTGGTGTATGCCTTCTTCGACACCTTCGCCATCGTCGACGCGGCCACGCAAGGCGGCCCGGGCAAGGACACCGCCATCCTCGTCTACAAGGTCTACTACGACGGCTTCAAGGCGCTGGACCTCGGGGGCTCGGCGGCACAGTCGGTGGTGCTGATGGGCATCGTCATCGCGCTCACCGTCATTCAGTTCAGGTTCGTGGAAAAGAAAGTGAGCTACTGAGATGGTGGAACGCAGACCCACCCTCGGCATCCTTGCCCACGTCGTGCTCATCCTTGGCGTGCTCATCGTCGCCTTCCCGCTCTATGTGACCTTCGTGGCGTCCACGCAGACGGCCAACGAAATCCTGCAAGCCCCGATGTCGCTCGTGCCGGGCTCGCACCTGGTCGAGAACTACGTGGCCGCGCTCAAGGGCACCGGCATGGGCGCGGCATCGAACGCGCCGGTTGGCCGCATGATGTTCATCAGCCTCGTCACGGCACTCGTGATCGCCCTCGGCAAGATCGCGATCTCGCTGCTGTCGGCGTTTGCCATCGTCTACTTCCGCTTCCCGTTCCGCATGGCCGTGTTCTGGGCCATCTTCGTCACGCTGATGCTGCCGGTGGAGGTGCGCATCGGGCCCACTTACCAGGTGGTGTCCGACTTCGGCATGCTGAACACCTACGCCGGGCTCACCGTACCGCTGATCGCCTCGGCCACCGCCACTTTCCTCTTCCGGCAGTTCTTCCTCACCGTGCCCGACGAGCTCGCCGAAGCGGCCCGCATCGACGGTGCCGGCCCGATGCGCTTCTTCCTCGACGTGCTGGTGCCGCTCTCGGCCACCAGCTGCGCCGCACTGTTCGTCATCCAGTTCATCTACGGCTGGAACCAGTACCTCTGGCCGCTGCTCGTGACCACCGATGAAAGCATGTACCCGGTGGTGATCGGCATCAAACGCATGATCAGCGGCGGCGACGCCGCCACCGACTGGAACATCGTCATGGCCACCGCCATCCTCGCGATGCTGCCGCCCGCGGTGGTGGTGCTGCTGATGCAACGCTGGTTCGTCAAGGGCCTGGTCGATACCGAGAAATAAAACATGGGCGCCATCTCACTCCGCAAGGTCATCAAGCAGTACGGCAAGGGGCCGAAGGCCAACCAGGTCATCCACGGCGTCGACGCCGAGATCGCCGATGGCGAGTTCATCGTCATCGTCGGGCCCTCGGGTTGCGGCAAGAGCACGCTGCTGCGCATGGTCGCGGGCCTGGAAGAAATCTCCGGCGGCGAGATCTCCATCGGCGGGCGCGTGGTCAACGACGTCGAGCCGTCGGAGCGCGACATCGCGATGGTGTTCCAGAACTACGCGCTCTACCCGCACATGACCGTGTTCGAGAACATGGCCTACGGCCTCAAGATCGCCAAAGTGCCGAAGGACGAGATCAAGACACGTGTCGACAAGGCCGCCGCCATCCTGCAGCTCGCGCCGTTTCTCGCGCGCAAGCCGCGCGAGCTGTCGGGCGGGCAGCGCCAGCGTGTGGCGATGGGCCGCGCCATCGTGCGGCAGCCGCAGGTGTTTCTCTTCGACGAGCCCTTGTCCAACCTCGACGCCAAGCTGCGCTCGCAGACGCGCATCGAGATCCGCAAGCTGCATGCGGACCTCGGCGTGACCTCGCTCTTCGTCACGCACGACCAGGTCGAGGCGATGACGCTCGCGCAGCGCATGATGGTGATGAATGCCGGCCGCATGGAACAGTTCGGCACCCCTGAAGAGGTGTACGCACGCCCGGCCACCACCTTCGTCGCAGGCTTCATCGGCTCGCCGCCGATGAACCTGATTCCCGGCCGGGTGGAAGGGCAGAGCTTCCTGCTCGACGGGCTGAGCCTGCCACTGCCGGCCCCGGCACCACGCCAAGGCGAATTGATCCTCGGCCTGCGGCCCGAACACGCGAGCGCCGCCACGAGTGGCTGGCCGCTCAAGGTGGAGCTGGTCGAGATGCTCGGCGCCGAGCGGCTGGTGCACGGCCTGCTGGGCCATCACCCGTTCACGCTGCGGCTGGAGGGCACGGCGGTCGCACCTGAGACCGGCAGCACCGTGTCGCTGCACGTGCCGCCTTCGCAGGTGCACTGGTTCGACCCGGCCACGCAGCAGCGGGTGGACGCGGCATGAACGACTGGCCCTATCCGAAGTGGATCGCCCACCGCGGCGCAGGCAAGCTCGCCCCGGAGAACACGCTCGCCGCCTTCCGGCTCGGCGCCTCGCACGGCTACCGCGCCTTCGAGTGCGACGTGAAGCTCTCTGCCGATGGCGTGCCCTTCCTGCTGCACGACGCGACCCTGCAGCGCACCACACCCGAAGAAGGCGTGGCGGCCGATCGCAGCTGGTCGGAGCTGTCGCGCCTCGATGCGGGCGGCTGGCACAGCCGCGCCTTTGCCGGCGAGCCTTTGCCAACGCTCGACGCCATCGCCACGTACTGCATCCGCAACCGCTTCGCGCTCAACATCGAGATCAAACCGACCCCGGGCCACAACGAAGCCACCGGGCGGGTGGTGGCCGAACACGCCGCTGCGCGGTGGGCCGGTGAAACGGTGAAGCCGCTGCTGAGTTCCTTCCAACCGGACGCCCTGGCCGCCGCGCGCGCGGCACGCCCCGAGCTGCCGCGTGCCCTGCTGCTCGACAGCCTGCGCGACGGCTGGCTCGCCGAAGCGCTCGGCCTCGACTGCGTGGCCATCGTGGCCAACCACCGCGTGCTCGATGCCGACGTGATCGCGCAGGCGCATGGGCGAGGGTTGCGCGTGCTGAGCTACACGGTCAATGAATCCGACGATGCACAGCGCCTTCTCGATGCCGGCATCGACGGCGTGATCACCGACGCGGTGGACCGTTTCCCGCCTTTCTAGAATCGGCGGGCCGGCTCGAAGAAGCCGGTATCGATCAACAGAGGGAGGATCCCATGAACAAGTCTCGCGCCCGCGTCTGGGCGTTGTGCGGTGCTGTGCTGTTTGTCAGCGCCTGCGGTGGTGGCGGTGACAGCGGCGCAAGCAGCGCCCCCAGCACACCGACGCCTCCGCCGCCCCCGCCGCCTGCGCAGGAAGAGCTGCTGGTCGCTGGCTTCGGCTTCAACGGCCCCACCGAAACCCTGGTGGTGGTGGACCCGGCACAGCCCACGCCCTTGCGGCTCTCGACGCTCGTCGACCAGCACCTGGAGGTGTCGCACCTCACCTTCGACACCACTGGCCGCCGCATCACGCTTGGCAGCAGCACCGCGGTGTACTACGTGCGCAACGGGCGCTTGTTCCAGGTCAGCCTTCGCAAGAACCAGAGCAACCAGCCGCGCCAGATCTCCTCGGTGGCCGACGCGTGCTCCGTCGACGACTGGCACCCCTTCTCCTATAGCACTGGCGACGACGGCTGGGTCGAGGTCACCACCTCCGGCGCCGACGGCAGCTGCTTCCCGGGGCCCGACAACCGCAAGGTGTTCGTGCGCCGAGGTACGCCGGCCACCGATCTCCCGACCTCGCTGCCCGATGGCGTGCGCATCACGAGCGCGTTGCCCGATCCGGCCAGTGCTGCGCTGCTCGGCTTCATCGCCTACGACACCCGCGCGGTCCCATCGAAGCTTGCGCTCTACAGCCCGACCCTCACCCACGTGAGCGACGTGGTCGGGGGCACCGGGCGACTGCCGCTTGAACTGCTCTCCTTCCGGCCGGGCGGCCCACTCACCACGAGCGCCTATGCGAAATCGGGCAGCAGCGTGGTCCGCCTCGACTGGTCGGCCAGTTCGGCCACACTGTCATCGCTTTCCATGCCCTTCTCCATCACCGTCGACATCGATGGCAACGCCGAGTGTCTGAGCGATGACGCCGCCATGTATTGCGTCAGCGGGTTCCTGCTGCGGCGCCTCGACGCAGCCGGCACGGTAAGCACACTCGCCACGATGGCCAACACCGATGGCAGCAGCGTGACCCTGCGGGGCCTGACTGCCGGCCACCTTGTCGTTCAGCAAAGCACCGACACCAGCAGCGGCCAGGTGTTCGCCGTGCCCAAGCTGGGCGGCACGCCGCTGGCGCTGGCACCCGCCTTCGGGCAGAAGTACGTGGTCGGCGTGCACGGCAACGAGGTGGTGTACAGCACCCTCGGCAGTTCGAGGGTGATACGCCGCATCGGCATCGACGGCAGCAACGACCGCCTGATCACCATCCTCAACAGCGGCTACCCGATGCCGGTGAGCAACCCGACGGTGCCGAGCGTGTCCGTCGGGACCCTCGACACAGTGATGTGGTGCGATGTGCCCAGCGCAGGCCACTGCACCAATGGCACGATCAGGTCGTACGACCTTCAGTCCGGCACCACCACGGCGCTCGGCACCCTGTCACACAGCAGCGCCGACATCTTCAGCCTCTACGTCAGCGGCTGGGGCTTCAGCGGCCGGCCCACCGTGCTCACCGCTTCGGCGGCGCTCATGTCGACGCCCGGGTTCGTGACGGACTTCTACCTGGCCCACCCCGGCACGGCCAACTCGCTGGTGCGCCTCACGACCAACATCCCCTGACGACCGTCAGGCGCGATCGAACACCGAGGCCGGCGACACGCTGGCCTCGGCACCGATCCAGTCGTCTACCGGCTCCGGCTTGGGCAGCGCCTTCACCTGCGCAATCGCCGAGAAGCGCCACGCCAGCAGCGCGAGCAGCACGGCCGTCACGCCGGCAAAGGCCATCGCCGCCTGCAGGCCGACGGTCTGCCCGAGGTAGCCGCCCAGCAATGCGCCCGGCCCCGCGGGCATCAGCGTGAACCAGCGCATCGCACTCGTCATGCGTCCGAGCAGCGGCTCAGGCGTCACCGCCTGGCGCATCGCAAGGAAGTTGATGAAAACCAGCACCGCGCCCGCGCTGAAGAGCACCAGCATCGCCGCAAAAGCCGCCACACCCCAGCGGTTGGCCGGTGCGACCGCGAGCAGCAACCAGCCGGCGCCGCACACCGCAAAGCCGATCAGGAGACTCGGCCCCGGGCCCACACGCCGGCTGATGCGGTTGCCCAACACGCTCGCGACGATGGTGCCTGCGCCCATGCCCACATAGCTCAGCCCGACCTGCTGTTCGCTCAAGCCGAGCGTGCGCGTGGCCACCAGGATCTGCACCACGATGGCCGCGTGATGGCACATCTGCCACAGGCCCATCGCGACCGCCAGCGACACCAGCAGCGGCGTGCCCAGCACGAAGCGCACGCCGGTCTTGAGGTCACGCCAGAAATCGGCGTCCTGCAGCGAGCGGCGGTCTTCCTTGATTTCGATGCCGCGCAGGATCAACGCCGACAGCACCAGCAGCACCGCATCGGCCAGCAGGGCGAGCGGCGCCCCGACGAGCTTGATGAGCGCCCCGGCCACGCCTGGGCCGGCGACCTCGGCGCCCGAGGTGGCGAGCGCGTTCTTCGCATGCGCTTCCACGAGGCGATCGCGCGTGACCACCTGCGTGAGCACGATCTGCGCGGCCGAGCCCGCCACCGTGTACACCGAGCCGATGATGAAGCCGACGACATACAGCCAGGTCATCGTCAGCCAATCGAGCCACCACGCCAGCGTGACGCTGGCCACCACCAGCGCTAGCAGGCACTCGCCGAAGGCATAGACCGGCAGCTTGCGCACGCGATCGAGCCACACGCCAGCCGGCAGCGAAAAGAGCACGAAGGGCACGATCTCCGTCGCCGTGAGCAGGCCCATCTGCATCGGCGAGGCGTGCAGCAGCACCGCCGCCGTGAGCGGCAAGGCCAGCATCGTGACCTGTCCGCCGAACGAGCTGATGAGGATCGAACTCCACAGGCGCCGATACGCGGCATCGCGCAGCAGGTCGTGCGGCGGCAGGGCGAGCCAGCGCTGCCGGTGTCTCCACAGCCTGCCCAGCCTCTTCAGCATCGAACGTCTCCTCGTTTTTCTGGTGTGTGCGTGTGGCAAGCGTCACACGTTGCCGACAAGGGAATGTGCATGCTGGCGAAGACCTGCGACAGACTAGGGATTCGGCAGCGGGCCGCTCGCCATCCGAAAGCCCCTCGTTAAGATGCCCGGCCCCCGCGTGCTGAACACCCGGGTCGCCAAGGAACCCTCACATGCACATCCTGCACCTCGAGGACGATGCCCTGGACGCCGACCTCGTTCACCGCGAAGTCGCCCGGCATGAAGCCAGCACCGTCTGGACCACCGTCGACTCGGCCGAGGCCTTTCACGACGCGATGAAGCGCACACGCTTCGACGCCATCCTCTCCGACAACCGCGTGCCCGGCATCGACGGCCTGCAAGCCCTTCAGGAGGCGCGCGCGCAGCGGCCCGGCATGCCCTTCGTCTTCGTGAGCGGCAACACCGACCCGCACTGGGCCGAGCACTGCCTGGTCTCGGGCGCCACCGACTACGTGCCCAAGACGCAGCTGTGGCGCATGCCTTCAGCGCTGCAGCGCATCCGCAACTCGCGCGAGAGCGAGCGGCTGACCTGGCTCACGCGTGCGCGTGCGGTGCTCGTCGATGCGGTGAAGCAGCTGTCGCTGGCCCGCAGTGTCGAGGGCATCGTCGAGATCGTGCGCCACGCCGCACGCCAGATCAACCAGGCCGATGGCGCCACCTTCGTGCTGCGCGATGGCGACCTGTGCCACTACGTCGACGAAGACGCGATCGCGCCGATGTGGAAGGGCCTCAAGTTCCCGATGGAGACCTGCATCAGCGGCTGGGCGATGCTCAACCGGGAGGCGGCCGTCATTCCCGACATCTACGTCGACCCGCGCATTCCGCACGACGCCTACCGGCCCACCTTCGTGAAGAGCCTGGTGATGGTGCCCATCCGCGGCGAGGCGCCGATCGGCGCGATCGGCAACTACTGGGCCACGGCCCACGAAGCGACCCCCGACGAGGTGGAGCTGATCCAGGCGCTGGCCGATTCGACCTCGCTGGCCTTCGAGAACGTGGCGCTGCTGCAGGGCCTGGAAACACGCGTGCAGCGGCGCACGGCGGAGCTGGAAGATGCCAACCGCGAACTCGAGGCGTTCTCGTTCTCGGTCTCCCACGACCTGCGTGCCCCCTTGCGCGCCATGATGGGCTACAGCGACCTGCTGTCCCAGGTGAGCCCGCCGCTCGAAGGCGAAGCCCTCACCTTCCTCCAGCACATCCGCCAGTCGGCACGCCGCATGAACACGCTGATCGACGACATGCTGAGCCTGTCGAAACTCACGCGTGCGGAAGTGCGCAAGCGGCCGGTGTCGATCGGCACCATGGCGGGCAAGGTCCTGGCCAGCCTGCGCGACACGGCGCCCGCGCGACAGGTGCGCACCGTCGTCGACGAATCGCTCGTGGCCGAAGCCGACGCCGGGCTGCTGCGGCTGATCCTCGAGAATCTGTTGTCGAACGCCTGGAAATACACCGGCAAACGCGACGACGCGGTGATCGAGTTCTTCGCCGAACCGCAAGCCGACGGCCGGCTGGCCTACTGCGTGCGCGACAACGGCGCGGGGTTCGACATGGCCTATGCGCAGCGGCTCTTCGAGCCCTTCCGCCGCATGCACACCGAGGCGGACTTCCCCGGCACTGGAGTCGGCCTCGCGATCGTGCAGCGGGCCGTCCGCAAGCACGGCGGAGAGCTGTGGGCCGAGGCCGCGAAGAACCGCGGCGCGACCTTCCGCTTCACGCTGCCACCCGCGGCCTGAGACCGCAGCGCACGCCGCTCAGCTGCGGTAGTCGGCGTTGATCTTGACGTAGTCGTAGCTGAGGTCGCAGGTCCACACCGTGGCCTGTGCCCCGCCGCGCTTCAGGTCGACCCTCACGGTGATCTCGGCCTGCTTCATCACACGCGCGCCGTCGGCTTCCTGGTAGCTCGGCTTGCGCCCGCCACTCGTCACCACGTGCACGTCGTCGAGGAAGAGTTCGATGCGCGACTGGTCGAGGTCGGCGATGCCGGCGTAGCCCACGGCCGCGAGGATGCGGCCGAGGTTGGGGTCGCTCGCGAAGAAGGCGGTCTTGACCAGCGGCGAATGCGCGATGGCGTAGGCCACCTGCTTGCACTCGGCCTCGGTCTTGCCACCGTCGACCTGCACGGTGATGAACTTGGTGGCGCCCTCGCCGTCGCGCACGATGGCCTGCGCCAGCTCGGTGGCCACGGCGAACACGGCGTCGCGCAGGAGCGCACCGTCGCCGCTGTCGAGCTGGGTGATGGGCGCGTTGCCCGCCGCACCCGTGGCGACGACCACGAACGAATCGTTGGTGGAGGTGTCGCCGTCGATCGTGATGCGGTTGAACGAACGGTCGGCGGCCTGTTGCGTGAGGCCCTGCATCAGCCCTGGCGCGATGGCCGCGTCGGTGGCGAGGAAGCTCAACATCGTCGCCATGTTGGGCCGGATCATGCCGGCGCCCTTGCTGATGCCGGTGATGGTGACCGTCTTGCCGCCGATCGTGACGCGGCGCGACGCGGCCTTGGGCAGCGTGTCGGTGGTCATGATGCCTTCGGCTGCGGTCGCCCAGTTGTCTTCCTTCAGGTCGGCGATGGCGGCGGGCAGCCCGGCCTCGATGCGGTCGACCGGCAGCGGCTCCATGATCACGCCGGTGGAGAACGGCAGCACCTGCTCGGGCACGAGCTTCAGCTGCTTCGCCAGTGCCACGCAGGTGGCGCGCGCGCGGGCCAGGCCGTCTTCGCCGGTGCCGGCGTTGGCGTTGCCGGTGTTGATGACCATCGCCTGCACCGCCGAGCCGCCCGCCAGGTGCTGGCGGCACAGCTGCACAGGGGCTGCGCAATAGCGGTTGGTGGTGAACACACCCGCCGCCTGGGAGCCTTCGGCCAGCGTGATGACGGTCAGGTCGCGGCGATTCGCCTTGCGCACACCCGCCATCGCGATGCCCAGCTTGACGCCGGAAACGGGGAAAAGCGCCTTGGGGTCAGGCGCGTTCAGGTTCACAGGCATGGAAGGCTCCTGATCGAGGGGCCGAGAAACTCAGGCGAGTTTCCCGTGGCATTGCTTGTATTTCTTGCCGCTGCCGCACGGGCAGGGGTCGTTGCGGCCCACCTTGCCGAGGTACTGGTCCGCCACGGCCTGCGCGGCATCGGTTTCCTGCGACACGCTACCGTCTTCGTTCGGGTGCGTGTAGGTCACGTTGGAGATGGCCTCGGCGCGTTGCTCGATGGCTTCGGCGGCTTCCGCCACCTGCTCCTGCGTCTGGATGCGCACGGTCATCAGCACGCGCGTCACGTCCATCTTCACCACGTCGAGCAGCTGGCTGAAGAGTTCGAACGCCTCGCGCTTGTATTCCTGCTTCGGGTTCTTCTGCGCATAGCCGCGCAGGTGGATGCCCTGGCGCAGGTAGTCGAGCGCGGCGAGGTGCTCGCGCCAGTGCTGGTCGATCGACTGCAGCAGGATCATGCGTTCGAAGGGCATGAACTGCTCGGTGCCCACGCGGTCGAGCTTTTCCTGGAAGGCCTCGTTGCCGGCCTTCACCACCATTTCGACGATGTCTTCCGCCGACACGGCCGCACTCTTCTCGACGTGCGCCTTGAGTGCGAGTTCCAGCTGCCATTCCTCGCGCAGCGTCTTCTCGAGGCTATCGAGGTCCCACTGTTCTTCCACGCTCTCGGGCGGCACGTAGGTGTGCACCACATCGGTCAGGGTGCTTTCGCGCAGGCTCGTGATCTGCGCGGTGAGGTCGGCCGCTTCGAGGATCTCGTTGCGCTGCTGGTAGATCACCTTGCGCTGGTCGTTGGAGACGTCGTCGTACTCCAGTAGCTGCTTGCGCATGTCGAAGTTGCGGGCCTCGACCTTGCGCTGCGCGCCTTCGATGCTGCGGGTGACGATGCCGGCTTCGATGGCCTCGCCCTCGGGCATCTTCAGGCGGTCCATGATGGCGCGCACGCGGTCGCCCGCGAAGATGCGCATCAGCGGGTCTTCGAGCGACAGATAGAAGCGTGACGAACCCGGGTCGCCCTGGCGGCCGGAGCGGCCGCGCAGCTGGTTGTCGATGCGGCGGGATTCGTGTCGCTCCGTGGCGATGATGCGCAGGCCGCCGGCGGCCTTCACCTTCTCGTGCAGGCCCTGCCATTCGTCGTGCAGCTGCTTGATGCGCGCGGCCTTGTCGGCCTCGGGAATGGACTCGTCGGCCTCGATCAGCTGCACCTGCTTCTCGACGTTGCCACCGAGCACGATGTCGGTGCCGCGGCCGGCCATGTTCGTCGCAATGGTGATCACGCCCGGGCGGCCGGCCTGGGCCACGATCTCGGCTTCCTTGGCGTGCTGCTTGGCGTTGAGCACCTGGTGCGGGAGCTTGGCGGCCTTGAGCTTCTCGGAGATCAGTTCGGAGTTCTCGATCGAGGTCGTGCCCACCAGCACCGGCTGGCCACGCTCGTGGCAGCTGCGGATGTCGTCGATCACCGCGTTGAACTTCTCCTTGTTCGTCTTGTAGACGAGGTCGAGTTCGTCCTTGCGGGCGGTCGGCTTGTTGGGCGGGATCACCACGGTCTCGAGGCCGTAGATCTCCTGGAATTCGTAGGCTTCGGTGTCGGC
This genomic window contains:
- the ugpE gene encoding sn-glycerol-3-phosphate ABC transporter permease UgpE, translating into MVERRPTLGILAHVVLILGVLIVAFPLYVTFVASTQTANEILQAPMSLVPGSHLVENYVAALKGTGMGAASNAPVGRMMFISLVTALVIALGKIAISLLSAFAIVYFRFPFRMAVFWAIFVTLMLPVEVRIGPTYQVVSDFGMLNTYAGLTVPLIASATATFLFRQFFLTVPDELAEAARIDGAGPMRFFLDVLVPLSATSCAALFVIQFIYGWNQYLWPLLVTTDESMYPVVIGIKRMISGGDAATDWNIVMATAILAMLPPAVVVLLMQRWFVKGLVDTEK
- a CDS encoding sn-glycerol-3-phosphate import ATP-binding protein UgpC; this translates as MGAISLRKVIKQYGKGPKANQVIHGVDAEIADGEFIVIVGPSGCGKSTLLRMVAGLEEISGGEISIGGRVVNDVEPSERDIAMVFQNYALYPHMTVFENMAYGLKIAKVPKDEIKTRVDKAAAILQLAPFLARKPRELSGGQRQRVAMGRAIVRQPQVFLFDEPLSNLDAKLRSQTRIEIRKLHADLGVTSLFVTHDQVEAMTLAQRMMVMNAGRMEQFGTPEEVYARPATTFVAGFIGSPPMNLIPGRVEGQSFLLDGLSLPLPAPAPRQGELILGLRPEHASAATSGWPLKVELVEMLGAERLVHGLLGHHPFTLRLEGTAVAPETGSTVSLHVPPSQVHWFDPATQQRVDAA
- the ugpQ gene encoding glycerophosphodiester phosphodiesterase; the protein is MNDWPYPKWIAHRGAGKLAPENTLAAFRLGASHGYRAFECDVKLSADGVPFLLHDATLQRTTPEEGVAADRSWSELSRLDAGGWHSRAFAGEPLPTLDAIATYCIRNRFALNIEIKPTPGHNEATGRVVAEHAAARWAGETVKPLLSSFQPDALAAARAARPELPRALLLDSLRDGWLAEALGLDCVAIVANHRVLDADVIAQAHGRGLRVLSYTVNESDDAQRLLDAGIDGVITDAVDRFPPF
- a CDS encoding MFS transporter codes for the protein MLKRLGRLWRHRQRWLALPPHDLLRDAAYRRLWSSILISSFGGQVTMLALPLTAAVLLHASPMQMGLLTATEIVPFVLFSLPAGVWLDRVRKLPVYAFGECLLALVVASVTLAWWLDWLTMTWLYVVGFIIGSVYTVAGSAAQIVLTQVVTRDRLVEAHAKNALATSGAEVAGPGVAGALIKLVGAPLALLADAVLLVLSALILRGIEIKEDRRSLQDADFWRDLKTGVRFVLGTPLLVSLAVAMGLWQMCHHAAIVVQILVATRTLGLSEQQVGLSYVGMGAGTIVASVLGNRISRRVGPGPSLLIGFAVCGAGWLLLAVAPANRWGVAAFAAMLVLFSAGAVLVFINFLAMRQAVTPEPLLGRMTSAMRWFTLMPAGPGALLGGYLGQTVGLQAAMAFAGVTAVLLALLAWRFSAIAQVKALPKPEPVDDWIGAEASVSPASVFDRA
- a CDS encoding ATP-binding protein, giving the protein MHILHLEDDALDADLVHREVARHEASTVWTTVDSAEAFHDAMKRTRFDAILSDNRVPGIDGLQALQEARAQRPGMPFVFVSGNTDPHWAEHCLVSGATDYVPKTQLWRMPSALQRIRNSRESERLTWLTRARAVLVDAVKQLSLARSVEGIVEIVRHAARQINQADGATFVLRDGDLCHYVDEDAIAPMWKGLKFPMETCISGWAMLNREAAVIPDIYVDPRIPHDAYRPTFVKSLVMVPIRGEAPIGAIGNYWATAHEATPDEVELIQALADSTSLAFENVALLQGLETRVQRRTAELEDANRELEAFSFSVSHDLRAPLRAMMGYSDLLSQVSPPLEGEALTFLQHIRQSARRMNTLIDDMLSLSKLTRAEVRKRPVSIGTMAGKVLASLRDTAPARQVRTVVDESLVAEADAGLLRLILENLLSNAWKYTGKRDDAVIEFFAEPQADGRLAYCVRDNGAGFDMAYAQRLFEPFRRMHTEADFPGTGVGLAIVQRAVRKHGGELWAEAAKNRGATFRFTLPPAA
- the argJ gene encoding bifunctional glutamate N-acetyltransferase/amino-acid acetyltransferase ArgJ — translated: MPVNLNAPDPKALFPVSGVKLGIAMAGVRKANRRDLTVITLAEGSQAAGVFTTNRYCAAPVQLCRQHLAGGSAVQAMVINTGNANAGTGEDGLARARATCVALAKQLKLVPEQVLPFSTGVIMEPLPVDRIEAGLPAAIADLKEDNWATAAEGIMTTDTLPKAASRRVTIGGKTVTITGISKGAGMIRPNMATMLSFLATDAAIAPGLMQGLTQQAADRSFNRITIDGDTSTNDSFVVVATGAAGNAPITQLDSGDGALLRDAVFAVATELAQAIVRDGEGATKFITVQVDGGKTEAECKQVAYAIAHSPLVKTAFFASDPNLGRILAAVGYAGIADLDQSRIELFLDDVHVVTSGGRKPSYQEADGARVMKQAEITVRVDLKRGGAQATVWTCDLSYDYVKINADYRS
- the secA gene encoding preprotein translocase subunit SecA, giving the protein MLPKVLTSIFGSRNDRLLKQYRVVVQQINALETQFEKLDDAALKAKTDEFRARSAAGESLDKLLPEAFAVVREGSKRVLKMRHFDVQLIGGMALHNGKIAEMRTGEGKTLMATLPVYLNAITGKGVHVVTVNDYLARRDAEWMGRLYTFLGLTVGVNMPQMPREEKQAAYAADVTYGTNNEYGFDYLRDNMVHETADRVQRGLSYAIVDEVDSILIDEARTPLIISGQAEDHTELYVRINAVVPRLKKQIGEADPRTGEGVIEPGDFTVDEKSHQVFLTEEGHENAERVLAEAGLLVEGASLYDPQNITLMHHVYAALRAKHLYHRDQHYVVQDGEVIIVDEFTGRLMTGRRWSDGLHQAVEAKEGVQIQSENQTLASITFQNYFRMYGKLSGMTGTADTEAYEFQEIYGLETVVIPPNKPTARKDELDLVYKTNKEKFNAVIDDIRSCHERGQPVLVGTTSIENSELISEKLKAAKLPHQVLNAKQHAKEAEIVAQAGRPGVITIATNMAGRGTDIVLGGNVEKQVQLIEADESIPEADKAARIKQLHDEWQGLHEKVKAAGGLRIIATERHESRRIDNQLRGRSGRQGDPGSSRFYLSLEDPLMRIFAGDRVRAIMDRLKMPEGEAIEAGIVTRSIEGAQRKVEARNFDMRKQLLEYDDVSNDQRKVIYQQRNEILEAADLTAQITSLRESTLTDVVHTYVPPESVEEQWDLDSLEKTLREEWQLELALKAHVEKSAAVSAEDIVEMVVKAGNEAFQEKLDRVGTEQFMPFERMILLQSIDQHWREHLAALDYLRQGIHLRGYAQKNPKQEYKREAFELFSQLLDVVKMDVTRVLMTVRIQTQEQVAEAAEAIEQRAEAISNVTYTHPNEDGSVSQETDAAQAVADQYLGKVGRNDPCPCGSGKKYKQCHGKLA